From a single Larimichthys crocea isolate SSNF chromosome XIII, L_crocea_2.0, whole genome shotgun sequence genomic region:
- the rprd2b gene encoding regulation of nuclear pre-mRNA domain-containing protein 2 isoform X3, with translation MAAGSGAASGHGARSSNAALEASLDRRFQGVSNTMEAIQGLSTWCIENKKHHGLIVRHWMKWLKKSDNNHRLNLFYVANDVIQNCKRKNAIVFRSAFAEVLPHAAQLIKDGKVRKSVERIFLIWEERSVYPEEVIAQFKAGLNKKEKEREKQKEKEKEKEKEKEKEKQKEKEKEKEAPPANAPTNTKAALKSKIVAEFTPHSLIEQLSRYKRAVAEEEFREKQLEALRVDVCSTEALKRLKDKAGGNKFAKDFEDGSLKLQEFVGFLDKELKTGPPLLEALGNADIFYEMQYKEVKIVANAYNAFANRVASLKRKLDSLKSTLPGPEDSPVPSPSEDAPSPTGSDSPFMGLGGNRAQVDPELDGKAMDEGEIPSDNRDMEDMDMSDEEADAATAGADDKKDKASTAVAKTTKSDAASKPPTTPTKASKTNSAAAAAATTATAVTPTPTTAQSAPTSPLGVNLEKVDLGKISSILSSLTSAMKNTAASPARPSPGTPTTPSGQSAASKATPSSPALASILSRVDITPEGILNALSKTNTPGLSSLLQSVTNTSSAPPTRTSPESSAVKTLLSPTTLKTKPTLGNSLKRETPGRTRDWEKERQLSPPPPPPPRPSAPSVSPPSLESKINSFLQGNPGFSLALGDVSPDGVDGTPVRDEAAGTPTQDEIMDTPGSVPESLGSSGGHNLSPTAYRSEPWDAVITPSGSSSNGDFLSSSSSRYGTGKKSNTKLKDDEVMNMRKHVPSSPSNDMKIKKDGQHGQLRMMGSNRGVGERRLSAGSRKASSSSDDGGLGGKREDKGKESPAGGGKDGHYHRIETLVSPCTEGAPIQTLGYSNRPLAGERIKTVESIRVIGRGARRGGGAGCRPGGAMWYEEEEYMDAQPPSPHGAPPPLNIGPGGTEDMIPSMPPPPHLLLAHLHPPPPHPHSRPLPQSPFQMPYHTENMQSPPPSLLHQHPPPAPPFFSAPPPIPRPPPPPMPQRLSPPPSHSAVPSAVMVGGVLVPVDRPLSIPPPVRPEGTDRGGMGPRGSKVGPPPLMSSLLGEPPKLHRPGTVKESFVPRHAPPLHRPGNPGVPLPLLGRVKEPLNLPLPSPSPSPTSSTPSPSTPNSPAVDSAPARLPSQSAAPPLHKPPASPPAQPRNQTSNPVPLLNLPSPRPPMLSVPIPQRPLLRGRNPSHHHNQDHPRGGFRGGKRPGPPFTGGPFHAQKRPFLPPRY, from the exons ATGGCGGCCGGTTCTGGGGCTGCAAGCGGCCACGGAGCTCGCAGCTCCAACGCTGCTCTCGAAGCGTCTCTAGACCGGCGGTTTCAAGGAGTATCCAACACTATGGAGGCAATACAGGGACTTTCAACCTGGTGCATTGAAAACAAGAAGCACCACGGCCTCATCGTTCGCCACTGGATGAAGTGGCTCAAGAAAT ctgacAACAATCACCGCTTGAATCTCTTCTACGTTGCCAACGATGTGATCCAGAACTGCAAAAGAAAGAATGCAATTGTCTTTCGTTCAGCCTTCGCAGAAGTCCTTCCTCATGCTGCTCAGCTCATCAA AGATGGGAAGGTCCGCAAGTCAGTGGAAAGGATTTTCTTGATttgggaggagaggagtgtgTATCCTGAGGAGGTCATTGCCCAGTTCAAAGCGGGCTtgaacaaaaaggaaaaggagcgagagaagcagaaggaaaaggaaaaggagaaagaaaaggagaaagagaaggagaagcaaaaggaaaaggagaaagaaaaggaggctCCACCAGCCAACG CCCCAACCAACACCAAAGCTGCCCTCAAGTCCAAGATTGTAGCAGAGTTCACA CCTCACTCCCTCATCGAACAGTTGTCAAGATATAAGCGAGCAGTTGCAGAAGAGGAGTTCAGGGAGAAGCAGCTTGAAGCTCTCAGGGTGGATGTTTGTAGCACAGAGGCTCTTAAGAGGCTTAAAG ACAAGGCGGGAGGTAACAAGTTTGCTAAGGACTTTGAGGACGGCAGTCTGAAGCTGCAGGAGTTTGTCGGCTTCCTGGACAAAGAGTTGAAAACAGGGCCTCCTCTGCTGGAAGCTTTGGGAAACGCAGACATTTTCTATGAGATGCAGTACAAGGAGGTCAAGATTGTGGCCAAT GCGTACAATGCCTTTGCCAACCGTGTGGCCAGTCTTAAAAGGAAGCTGGATTCTCTCAAGTCGACTCTACCTGGACCTGAAGACTCTCCCGTCCCTTCACCCTCTGAAGACGCCCCGTCTCCCACTGGCTCTGACTCACCCTTCATGGGACTGGGAGGTAACAGAGCCCAGGTGGATCCAGAGCTGGACGGCAAGGCCATGGATGAAGGAGAAATACCCAGCGACAACAGAGACATGGAGGACATGGATATGTCTGATGAAGAGGCTGACGCTGCCACCGCAGGGG CAGATGACAAGAAAGACAAGGCGTCCACTGCTGTCGCCAAGACTACAAAGTCAGATGCAGCATCGAAGCCTCCAACCACACCTACGAAAGCTTCTAAGAccaactctgctgctgctgctgctgccaccacggCCACCGCAGTGACACCCACTCCCACTACTGCTCAGAGCGCTCCAACATCCCCTCTGGGAGTCAATCTGGAGAAGGTGGACCTCGGAAAGATCAGCTCCATTCTCAGCTCACTCACGTCTGCCATGAAGAATACAG CGGCCAGCCCTGCTCGGCCATCTCCAGGAACACCCACCACTCCATCTGGCCAATCAGCAGCCTCCAAAGCAACCCCTTCCAGCCCCGCTTTGGCCAGCATCCTGTCACGTGTTGACATCACACCTGAAGGCATCCTCAATGCTCTgtctaaaacaaacacaccag GTTTGTCCTCTCTCCTGCAAAGTGTGACAAAcacctcctctgctcctcccaCCCGAACCTCCCCAGAGTCATCAGCAGTTAAAACCCTGCTCAGCCCCACCACCCTGAAAACAAAACCCACTCTGGGGAACAGCCTCAAACGAGAGACACCCGGGAGAACCAGAGactgggagaaagagagacagctgtcgcctcctcctccaccgcctcctcGTCCCTCcgctccttctgtctctcctcctagCCTAGAATCAAAAATCAACAGCTTCTTGCAGGGTAATCCAGGTTTTAGTCTCGCTTTAGGTGATGTCAGTCCCGACGGGGTGGATGGGACCCCAGTGAGAGATGAAGCTGCTGGCACCCCCACCCAGGATGAGATCATGGACACACCTGGAAGTGTGCCAGAATCTCTCGGGTCATCTGGCGGTCATAACCTGTCACCCACAGCCTACCGCAGCGAACCCTGGGATGCTGTGATCACCCCATCCGGAAGCAGTAGCAATGGAgactttctctcttcctcctcttcccggtACGGAACCGGGAAAAAGAGCAACACAAAACTAAAGGACGATGAAGTGATGAATATGAGGAAGCACGTCCCTTCGTCGCCCAGTAATGACATGAAGATTAAGAAAGATGGACAACACGGCCAGTTAAGGATGATGGGAAGCAACAGAGGGGTTGGAGAAAGGAGACTCTCTGCAGGCTCTCGTAAGGCGAGCAGTAGCTCAGATGACGGAGGTCTGGGCGGGAAGAGGGAGGACAAGGGGAAAGAGTCTCCAGCTGGGGGTGGGAAAGATGGCCACTACCATCGTATTGAGACACTAGTGTCACCCTGCACTGAAGGGGCACCCATCCAAACTCTTGGCTACTCTAACCGCCCACTCGCTGGAGAGCGCATCAAGACTGTAGAGAGCATCCGCGTGATTGGCCGAGGCGCTCGGCGAGGCGGAGGCGCTGGCTGTCGTCCAGGTGGAGCAATGTGGTATGAAGAGGAGGAATACATGGACGCTCAGCCTCCCTCACCTCATGGTGCCCCCCCTCCTCTTAACATTGGCCCAGGCGGCACTGAGGACATGATTCCCTCCATGCCTCCTCCACCACATCTCCTCCTCGCACATCTCCACCCCCCTCCGCCGCACCCGCACTCACGCCCTCTTCCCCAGTCCCCGTTTCAAATGCCCTACCACACAGAGAACATGCAGAgtcctcctccatcactcctcCACCAGCATCCTCCTCCCGCACCCCctttcttctctgctcctccaccGATCCCTCGACCCCCTCCGCCTCCCATGCCGCAGCGCCtttcccctccaccctcccactCCGCTGTGCCCTCTGCAGTCATGGTAGGGGGAGTGTTGGTCCCTGTTGACCGCCCCCTTTCTATTCCACCCCCAGTCAGACCTGAAGGTACAGATCGTGGTGGGATGGGGCCCAGAGGAAGCAAAGTAGGCCCCCCACCCCTCATGTCATCGTTGCTAGGTGAGCCCCCTAAGCTGCACCGTCCTGGCACAGTTAAAGAGTCTTTTGTTCCCCGCCATGCACCCCCTCTCCACCGCCCAGGTAACCCTGGTGTTCCTCTCCCCTTACTCGGCCGAGTGAAGGAGCCTCTGAATCTACCTCttccatctccctctccctctcccacgTCCTCCACGCCCTCCCCCTCCACTCCTAATTCCCCCGCAGTCGACAGCGCCCCTGCTCGCCTTCCCTCTCAGTCCGCTGCCCCTCCTCTCCACAAACCCCCCGCTAGTCCCCCAGCTCAGCCCCGCAACCAAACCTCTAACCCCGTTCCCCTCCTCAACTTGCCCAGCCCTCGTCCCCCGATGCTCTCTGTCCCCATCCCACAGAGACCTCTGTTGAGAGGCCGAAACCCCTCTCACCATCATAACCAAGATCACCCTAGAGGAGGGTTTCGTGGGGGCAAGCGGCCCGGTCCTCCATTCACAGGTGGTCCCTTTCATGCGCAGAAGAGACCCTTCCTACCCCCACGCTACTGA
- the rprd2b gene encoding regulation of nuclear pre-mRNA domain-containing protein 2 isoform X1, translating into MAAGSGAASGHGARSSNAALEASLDRRFQGVSNTMEAIQGLSTWCIENKKHHGLIVRHWMKWLKKSDNNHRLNLFYVANDVIQNCKRKNAIVFRSAFAEVLPHAAQLIKDGKVRKSVERIFLIWEERSVYPEEVIAQFKAGLNKKEKEREKQKEKEKEKEKEKEKEKQKEKEKEKEAPPANGQSGTFHSASCHAPTNTKAALKSKIVAEFTPHSLIEQLSRYKRAVAEEEFREKQLEALRVDVCSTEALKRLKDKAGGNKFAKDFEDGSLKLQEFVGFLDKELKTGPPLLEALGNADIFYEMQYKEVKIVANAYNAFANRVASLKRKLDSLKSTLPGPEDSPVPSPSEDAPSPTGSDSPFMGLGGNRAQVDPELDGKAMDEGEIPSDNRDMEDMDMSDEEADAATAGADDKKDKASTAVAKTTKSDAASKPPTTPTKASKTNSAAAAAATTATAVTPTPTTAQSAPTSPLGVNLEKVDLGKISSILSSLTSAMKNTAASPARPSPGTPTTPSGQSAASKATPSSPALASILSRVDITPEGILNALSKTNTPGLSSLLQSVTNTSSAPPTRTSPESSAVKTLLSPTTLKTKPTLGNSLKRETPGRTRDWEKERQLSPPPPPPPRPSAPSVSPPSLESKINSFLQGNPGFSLALGDVSPDGVDGTPVRDEAAGTPTQDEIMDTPGSVPESLGSSGGHNLSPTAYRSEPWDAVITPSGSSSNGDFLSSSSSRYGTGKKSNTKLKDDEVMNMRKHVPSSPSNDMKIKKDGQHGQLRMMGSNRGVGERRLSAGSRKASSSSDDGGLGGKREDKGKESPAGGGKDGHYHRIETLVSPCTEGAPIQTLGYSNRPLAGERIKTVESIRVIGRGARRGGGAGCRPGGAMWYEEEEYMDAQPPSPHGAPPPLNIGPGGTEDMIPSMPPPPHLLLAHLHPPPPHPHSRPLPQSPFQMPYHTENMQSPPPSLLHQHPPPAPPFFSAPPPIPRPPPPPMPQRLSPPPSHSAVPSAVMVGGVLVPVDRPLSIPPPVRPEGTDRGGMGPRGSKVGPPPLMSSLLGEPPKLHRPGTVKESFVPRHAPPLHRPGNPGVPLPLLGRVKEPLNLPLPSPSPSPTSSTPSPSTPNSPAVDSAPARLPSQSAAPPLHKPPASPPAQPRNQTSNPVPLLNLPSPRPPMLSVPIPQRPLLRGRNPSHHHNQDHPRGGFRGGKRPGPPFTGGPFHAQKRPFLPPRY; encoded by the exons ATGGCGGCCGGTTCTGGGGCTGCAAGCGGCCACGGAGCTCGCAGCTCCAACGCTGCTCTCGAAGCGTCTCTAGACCGGCGGTTTCAAGGAGTATCCAACACTATGGAGGCAATACAGGGACTTTCAACCTGGTGCATTGAAAACAAGAAGCACCACGGCCTCATCGTTCGCCACTGGATGAAGTGGCTCAAGAAAT ctgacAACAATCACCGCTTGAATCTCTTCTACGTTGCCAACGATGTGATCCAGAACTGCAAAAGAAAGAATGCAATTGTCTTTCGTTCAGCCTTCGCAGAAGTCCTTCCTCATGCTGCTCAGCTCATCAA AGATGGGAAGGTCCGCAAGTCAGTGGAAAGGATTTTCTTGATttgggaggagaggagtgtgTATCCTGAGGAGGTCATTGCCCAGTTCAAAGCGGGCTtgaacaaaaaggaaaaggagcgagagaagcagaaggaaaaggaaaaggagaaagaaaaggagaaagagaaggagaagcaaaaggaaaaggagaaagaaaaggaggctCCACCAGCCAACGGTCAGTCTGGTACTTTCCACTCTGCATCCTGTCATG CCCCAACCAACACCAAAGCTGCCCTCAAGTCCAAGATTGTAGCAGAGTTCACA CCTCACTCCCTCATCGAACAGTTGTCAAGATATAAGCGAGCAGTTGCAGAAGAGGAGTTCAGGGAGAAGCAGCTTGAAGCTCTCAGGGTGGATGTTTGTAGCACAGAGGCTCTTAAGAGGCTTAAAG ACAAGGCGGGAGGTAACAAGTTTGCTAAGGACTTTGAGGACGGCAGTCTGAAGCTGCAGGAGTTTGTCGGCTTCCTGGACAAAGAGTTGAAAACAGGGCCTCCTCTGCTGGAAGCTTTGGGAAACGCAGACATTTTCTATGAGATGCAGTACAAGGAGGTCAAGATTGTGGCCAAT GCGTACAATGCCTTTGCCAACCGTGTGGCCAGTCTTAAAAGGAAGCTGGATTCTCTCAAGTCGACTCTACCTGGACCTGAAGACTCTCCCGTCCCTTCACCCTCTGAAGACGCCCCGTCTCCCACTGGCTCTGACTCACCCTTCATGGGACTGGGAGGTAACAGAGCCCAGGTGGATCCAGAGCTGGACGGCAAGGCCATGGATGAAGGAGAAATACCCAGCGACAACAGAGACATGGAGGACATGGATATGTCTGATGAAGAGGCTGACGCTGCCACCGCAGGGG CAGATGACAAGAAAGACAAGGCGTCCACTGCTGTCGCCAAGACTACAAAGTCAGATGCAGCATCGAAGCCTCCAACCACACCTACGAAAGCTTCTAAGAccaactctgctgctgctgctgctgccaccacggCCACCGCAGTGACACCCACTCCCACTACTGCTCAGAGCGCTCCAACATCCCCTCTGGGAGTCAATCTGGAGAAGGTGGACCTCGGAAAGATCAGCTCCATTCTCAGCTCACTCACGTCTGCCATGAAGAATACAG CGGCCAGCCCTGCTCGGCCATCTCCAGGAACACCCACCACTCCATCTGGCCAATCAGCAGCCTCCAAAGCAACCCCTTCCAGCCCCGCTTTGGCCAGCATCCTGTCACGTGTTGACATCACACCTGAAGGCATCCTCAATGCTCTgtctaaaacaaacacaccag GTTTGTCCTCTCTCCTGCAAAGTGTGACAAAcacctcctctgctcctcccaCCCGAACCTCCCCAGAGTCATCAGCAGTTAAAACCCTGCTCAGCCCCACCACCCTGAAAACAAAACCCACTCTGGGGAACAGCCTCAAACGAGAGACACCCGGGAGAACCAGAGactgggagaaagagagacagctgtcgcctcctcctccaccgcctcctcGTCCCTCcgctccttctgtctctcctcctagCCTAGAATCAAAAATCAACAGCTTCTTGCAGGGTAATCCAGGTTTTAGTCTCGCTTTAGGTGATGTCAGTCCCGACGGGGTGGATGGGACCCCAGTGAGAGATGAAGCTGCTGGCACCCCCACCCAGGATGAGATCATGGACACACCTGGAAGTGTGCCAGAATCTCTCGGGTCATCTGGCGGTCATAACCTGTCACCCACAGCCTACCGCAGCGAACCCTGGGATGCTGTGATCACCCCATCCGGAAGCAGTAGCAATGGAgactttctctcttcctcctcttcccggtACGGAACCGGGAAAAAGAGCAACACAAAACTAAAGGACGATGAAGTGATGAATATGAGGAAGCACGTCCCTTCGTCGCCCAGTAATGACATGAAGATTAAGAAAGATGGACAACACGGCCAGTTAAGGATGATGGGAAGCAACAGAGGGGTTGGAGAAAGGAGACTCTCTGCAGGCTCTCGTAAGGCGAGCAGTAGCTCAGATGACGGAGGTCTGGGCGGGAAGAGGGAGGACAAGGGGAAAGAGTCTCCAGCTGGGGGTGGGAAAGATGGCCACTACCATCGTATTGAGACACTAGTGTCACCCTGCACTGAAGGGGCACCCATCCAAACTCTTGGCTACTCTAACCGCCCACTCGCTGGAGAGCGCATCAAGACTGTAGAGAGCATCCGCGTGATTGGCCGAGGCGCTCGGCGAGGCGGAGGCGCTGGCTGTCGTCCAGGTGGAGCAATGTGGTATGAAGAGGAGGAATACATGGACGCTCAGCCTCCCTCACCTCATGGTGCCCCCCCTCCTCTTAACATTGGCCCAGGCGGCACTGAGGACATGATTCCCTCCATGCCTCCTCCACCACATCTCCTCCTCGCACATCTCCACCCCCCTCCGCCGCACCCGCACTCACGCCCTCTTCCCCAGTCCCCGTTTCAAATGCCCTACCACACAGAGAACATGCAGAgtcctcctccatcactcctcCACCAGCATCCTCCTCCCGCACCCCctttcttctctgctcctccaccGATCCCTCGACCCCCTCCGCCTCCCATGCCGCAGCGCCtttcccctccaccctcccactCCGCTGTGCCCTCTGCAGTCATGGTAGGGGGAGTGTTGGTCCCTGTTGACCGCCCCCTTTCTATTCCACCCCCAGTCAGACCTGAAGGTACAGATCGTGGTGGGATGGGGCCCAGAGGAAGCAAAGTAGGCCCCCCACCCCTCATGTCATCGTTGCTAGGTGAGCCCCCTAAGCTGCACCGTCCTGGCACAGTTAAAGAGTCTTTTGTTCCCCGCCATGCACCCCCTCTCCACCGCCCAGGTAACCCTGGTGTTCCTCTCCCCTTACTCGGCCGAGTGAAGGAGCCTCTGAATCTACCTCttccatctccctctccctctcccacgTCCTCCACGCCCTCCCCCTCCACTCCTAATTCCCCCGCAGTCGACAGCGCCCCTGCTCGCCTTCCCTCTCAGTCCGCTGCCCCTCCTCTCCACAAACCCCCCGCTAGTCCCCCAGCTCAGCCCCGCAACCAAACCTCTAACCCCGTTCCCCTCCTCAACTTGCCCAGCCCTCGTCCCCCGATGCTCTCTGTCCCCATCCCACAGAGACCTCTGTTGAGAGGCCGAAACCCCTCTCACCATCATAACCAAGATCACCCTAGAGGAGGGTTTCGTGGGGGCAAGCGGCCCGGTCCTCCATTCACAGGTGGTCCCTTTCATGCGCAGAAGAGACCCTTCCTACCCCCACGCTACTGA
- the rprd2b gene encoding regulation of nuclear pre-mRNA domain-containing protein 2 isoform X2 has translation MAAGSGAASGHGARSSNAALEASLDRRFQGVSNTMEAIQGLSTWCIENKKHHGLIVRHWMKWLKKSDNNHRLNLFYVANDVIQNCKRKNAIVFRSAFAEVLPHAAQLIKDGKVRKSVERIFLIWEERSVYPEEVIAQFKAGLNKKEKEREKQKEKEKEKEKEKEKEKQKEKEKEKEAPPANGQSGTFHSASCHAPTNTKAALKSKIVAEFTPHSLIEQLSRYKRAVAEEEFREKQLEALRVDVCSTEALKRLKDKAGGNKFAKDFEDGSLKLQEFVGFLDKELKTGPPLLEALGNADIFYEMQYKEVKIVANAYNAFANRVASLKRKLDSLKSTLPGPEDSPVPSPSEDAPSPTGSDSPFMGLGGNRAQVDPELDGKAMDEGEIPSDNRDMEDMDMSDEEADAATAGDDKKDKASTAVAKTTKSDAASKPPTTPTKASKTNSAAAAAATTATAVTPTPTTAQSAPTSPLGVNLEKVDLGKISSILSSLTSAMKNTAASPARPSPGTPTTPSGQSAASKATPSSPALASILSRVDITPEGILNALSKTNTPGLSSLLQSVTNTSSAPPTRTSPESSAVKTLLSPTTLKTKPTLGNSLKRETPGRTRDWEKERQLSPPPPPPPRPSAPSVSPPSLESKINSFLQGNPGFSLALGDVSPDGVDGTPVRDEAAGTPTQDEIMDTPGSVPESLGSSGGHNLSPTAYRSEPWDAVITPSGSSSNGDFLSSSSSRYGTGKKSNTKLKDDEVMNMRKHVPSSPSNDMKIKKDGQHGQLRMMGSNRGVGERRLSAGSRKASSSSDDGGLGGKREDKGKESPAGGGKDGHYHRIETLVSPCTEGAPIQTLGYSNRPLAGERIKTVESIRVIGRGARRGGGAGCRPGGAMWYEEEEYMDAQPPSPHGAPPPLNIGPGGTEDMIPSMPPPPHLLLAHLHPPPPHPHSRPLPQSPFQMPYHTENMQSPPPSLLHQHPPPAPPFFSAPPPIPRPPPPPMPQRLSPPPSHSAVPSAVMVGGVLVPVDRPLSIPPPVRPEGTDRGGMGPRGSKVGPPPLMSSLLGEPPKLHRPGTVKESFVPRHAPPLHRPGNPGVPLPLLGRVKEPLNLPLPSPSPSPTSSTPSPSTPNSPAVDSAPARLPSQSAAPPLHKPPASPPAQPRNQTSNPVPLLNLPSPRPPMLSVPIPQRPLLRGRNPSHHHNQDHPRGGFRGGKRPGPPFTGGPFHAQKRPFLPPRY, from the exons ATGGCGGCCGGTTCTGGGGCTGCAAGCGGCCACGGAGCTCGCAGCTCCAACGCTGCTCTCGAAGCGTCTCTAGACCGGCGGTTTCAAGGAGTATCCAACACTATGGAGGCAATACAGGGACTTTCAACCTGGTGCATTGAAAACAAGAAGCACCACGGCCTCATCGTTCGCCACTGGATGAAGTGGCTCAAGAAAT ctgacAACAATCACCGCTTGAATCTCTTCTACGTTGCCAACGATGTGATCCAGAACTGCAAAAGAAAGAATGCAATTGTCTTTCGTTCAGCCTTCGCAGAAGTCCTTCCTCATGCTGCTCAGCTCATCAA AGATGGGAAGGTCCGCAAGTCAGTGGAAAGGATTTTCTTGATttgggaggagaggagtgtgTATCCTGAGGAGGTCATTGCCCAGTTCAAAGCGGGCTtgaacaaaaaggaaaaggagcgagagaagcagaaggaaaaggaaaaggagaaagaaaaggagaaagagaaggagaagcaaaaggaaaaggagaaagaaaaggaggctCCACCAGCCAACGGTCAGTCTGGTACTTTCCACTCTGCATCCTGTCATG CCCCAACCAACACCAAAGCTGCCCTCAAGTCCAAGATTGTAGCAGAGTTCACA CCTCACTCCCTCATCGAACAGTTGTCAAGATATAAGCGAGCAGTTGCAGAAGAGGAGTTCAGGGAGAAGCAGCTTGAAGCTCTCAGGGTGGATGTTTGTAGCACAGAGGCTCTTAAGAGGCTTAAAG ACAAGGCGGGAGGTAACAAGTTTGCTAAGGACTTTGAGGACGGCAGTCTGAAGCTGCAGGAGTTTGTCGGCTTCCTGGACAAAGAGTTGAAAACAGGGCCTCCTCTGCTGGAAGCTTTGGGAAACGCAGACATTTTCTATGAGATGCAGTACAAGGAGGTCAAGATTGTGGCCAAT GCGTACAATGCCTTTGCCAACCGTGTGGCCAGTCTTAAAAGGAAGCTGGATTCTCTCAAGTCGACTCTACCTGGACCTGAAGACTCTCCCGTCCCTTCACCCTCTGAAGACGCCCCGTCTCCCACTGGCTCTGACTCACCCTTCATGGGACTGGGAGGTAACAGAGCCCAGGTGGATCCAGAGCTGGACGGCAAGGCCATGGATGAAGGAGAAATACCCAGCGACAACAGAGACATGGAGGACATGGATATGTCTGATGAAGAGGCTGACGCTGCCACCGCAGGGG ATGACAAGAAAGACAAGGCGTCCACTGCTGTCGCCAAGACTACAAAGTCAGATGCAGCATCGAAGCCTCCAACCACACCTACGAAAGCTTCTAAGAccaactctgctgctgctgctgctgccaccacggCCACCGCAGTGACACCCACTCCCACTACTGCTCAGAGCGCTCCAACATCCCCTCTGGGAGTCAATCTGGAGAAGGTGGACCTCGGAAAGATCAGCTCCATTCTCAGCTCACTCACGTCTGCCATGAAGAATACAG CGGCCAGCCCTGCTCGGCCATCTCCAGGAACACCCACCACTCCATCTGGCCAATCAGCAGCCTCCAAAGCAACCCCTTCCAGCCCCGCTTTGGCCAGCATCCTGTCACGTGTTGACATCACACCTGAAGGCATCCTCAATGCTCTgtctaaaacaaacacaccag GTTTGTCCTCTCTCCTGCAAAGTGTGACAAAcacctcctctgctcctcccaCCCGAACCTCCCCAGAGTCATCAGCAGTTAAAACCCTGCTCAGCCCCACCACCCTGAAAACAAAACCCACTCTGGGGAACAGCCTCAAACGAGAGACACCCGGGAGAACCAGAGactgggagaaagagagacagctgtcgcctcctcctccaccgcctcctcGTCCCTCcgctccttctgtctctcctcctagCCTAGAATCAAAAATCAACAGCTTCTTGCAGGGTAATCCAGGTTTTAGTCTCGCTTTAGGTGATGTCAGTCCCGACGGGGTGGATGGGACCCCAGTGAGAGATGAAGCTGCTGGCACCCCCACCCAGGATGAGATCATGGACACACCTGGAAGTGTGCCAGAATCTCTCGGGTCATCTGGCGGTCATAACCTGTCACCCACAGCCTACCGCAGCGAACCCTGGGATGCTGTGATCACCCCATCCGGAAGCAGTAGCAATGGAgactttctctcttcctcctcttcccggtACGGAACCGGGAAAAAGAGCAACACAAAACTAAAGGACGATGAAGTGATGAATATGAGGAAGCACGTCCCTTCGTCGCCCAGTAATGACATGAAGATTAAGAAAGATGGACAACACGGCCAGTTAAGGATGATGGGAAGCAACAGAGGGGTTGGAGAAAGGAGACTCTCTGCAGGCTCTCGTAAGGCGAGCAGTAGCTCAGATGACGGAGGTCTGGGCGGGAAGAGGGAGGACAAGGGGAAAGAGTCTCCAGCTGGGGGTGGGAAAGATGGCCACTACCATCGTATTGAGACACTAGTGTCACCCTGCACTGAAGGGGCACCCATCCAAACTCTTGGCTACTCTAACCGCCCACTCGCTGGAGAGCGCATCAAGACTGTAGAGAGCATCCGCGTGATTGGCCGAGGCGCTCGGCGAGGCGGAGGCGCTGGCTGTCGTCCAGGTGGAGCAATGTGGTATGAAGAGGAGGAATACATGGACGCTCAGCCTCCCTCACCTCATGGTGCCCCCCCTCCTCTTAACATTGGCCCAGGCGGCACTGAGGACATGATTCCCTCCATGCCTCCTCCACCACATCTCCTCCTCGCACATCTCCACCCCCCTCCGCCGCACCCGCACTCACGCCCTCTTCCCCAGTCCCCGTTTCAAATGCCCTACCACACAGAGAACATGCAGAgtcctcctccatcactcctcCACCAGCATCCTCCTCCCGCACCCCctttcttctctgctcctccaccGATCCCTCGACCCCCTCCGCCTCCCATGCCGCAGCGCCtttcccctccaccctcccactCCGCTGTGCCCTCTGCAGTCATGGTAGGGGGAGTGTTGGTCCCTGTTGACCGCCCCCTTTCTATTCCACCCCCAGTCAGACCTGAAGGTACAGATCGTGGTGGGATGGGGCCCAGAGGAAGCAAAGTAGGCCCCCCACCCCTCATGTCATCGTTGCTAGGTGAGCCCCCTAAGCTGCACCGTCCTGGCACAGTTAAAGAGTCTTTTGTTCCCCGCCATGCACCCCCTCTCCACCGCCCAGGTAACCCTGGTGTTCCTCTCCCCTTACTCGGCCGAGTGAAGGAGCCTCTGAATCTACCTCttccatctccctctccctctcccacgTCCTCCACGCCCTCCCCCTCCACTCCTAATTCCCCCGCAGTCGACAGCGCCCCTGCTCGCCTTCCCTCTCAGTCCGCTGCCCCTCCTCTCCACAAACCCCCCGCTAGTCCCCCAGCTCAGCCCCGCAACCAAACCTCTAACCCCGTTCCCCTCCTCAACTTGCCCAGCCCTCGTCCCCCGATGCTCTCTGTCCCCATCCCACAGAGACCTCTGTTGAGAGGCCGAAACCCCTCTCACCATCATAACCAAGATCACCCTAGAGGAGGGTTTCGTGGGGGCAAGCGGCCCGGTCCTCCATTCACAGGTGGTCCCTTTCATGCGCAGAAGAGACCCTTCCTACCCCCACGCTACTGA